One Neomonachus schauinslandi chromosome 9, ASM220157v2, whole genome shotgun sequence DNA segment encodes these proteins:
- the JAG2 gene encoding protein jagged-2: protein MLREEARLEPMDSGSGQQGLCWAFLAMERPRPWGVVHRSQVRPRSFTLIVEAWDWDNDTTPDEELLIERVSHAGMINPEDRWKSLHFSGHVAHLELQIRVRCDENYYSAACNKFCRPRNDFFGHYTCDQYGNKACMDGWMGKECREAVCKQGCNLLHGGCAVPGECRCSYGWQGRFCDECVPYPGCVHGSCVDPWQCNCETNWGGLLCNKDLNYCGSHHPCINGGTCINAEPDRYHCACPDGYSGKNCERAEHACASNPCANGGSCHEVPSGFECHCPSGWSGPTCALDIDECASSPCAAGGTCVDQVDGFECICPEQWVGATCQLDANECEGKPCLNAFSCKNLIGGYYCDCIPGWKGVNCHINVSDCRGQCQHGGTCKDLTPGYQCVCPRGFGGRHCELQLNSCTSSPCHGGLCEDLVDGFHCHCPKGTSGPLCEVDIDFCEPSPCQNGARCYNLEGDYYCACPDDMGGKNCSVPREPCPGGACRVIDGCGFEAGPRAAGVAPSGVCGPHGHCVSLPGGNFSCVCDSGFTGAYCHENIDDCLGQPCRNGGTCIDEVDAFRCFCPSGWEGELCDTNPNDCLPDPCHSRGRCYDLVNDFYCACDDGWKGKTCHSREFQCDAYTCSNGGTCYDSGDTFRCACPPGWKGSTCTIAKNSSCLPNPCVNGGTCVGSGDSFSCICRDGWEGRTCTHNTNDCNPLPCYNGGVCVDGINWFRCECAPGFAGPDCRINIDECQSSPCAYGATCVDEINGYHCSCPPGRTGPRCQDVIGFGRPCWSQGLPFAHGSSWVEDCNSCRCVDGRRDCSKVWCGRKPCLLAGRPNTLSAQCPRGQRCQEKAPGQCLQPPCAAWGECGTEEPLLPSTLCLPRSSHLDNNCARLTLHFNRDQVPQGTTVGAICSGIRALPATRAVARDHLLVLLCDRPFSGASAVEVAVSFSPARDLPDSSLIQSTAHAIVAAITQRGNSSLLLAVTEVKVETVVVGSSSVGLLVLVLCGVFSVLCLACVVICVWWTRKRRKERERSRLPREESANNQWAPLNPIRNPIERLGGGGLCGGHKDVLYPCKNFTAPRRVGEALPGPAGHREGGEEEEEESGHGEGDCLEAEKFLSHRFTKDPSCSPGRPACWASGPKVDNRAVRSVNDLRHAGKE from the exons CGCTCCTTCACCCTCATTGTGGAGGCCTGGGACTGGGACAATGACACCACTCCAGATG AGGAGCTGCTGATCGAGCGGGTGTCGCACGCGGGCATGATCAACCCCGAGGACCGCTGGAAGAGCCTGCACTTCAGCGGCCACGTGGCGCACCTGGAGCTGCAGATCCGCGTGCGCTGCGACGAGAACTACTACAGCGCCGCCTGCAACAAGTTCTGCCGGCCGCGCAACGACTTCTTCGGCCACTACACCTGCGACCAGTATGGCAACAAGGCCTGCATGGACGGCTGGATGGGCAAGGAGTGCCGGGAGG CCGTGTGCAAGCAAGGATGTAACCTGCTCCACGGGGGCTGCGCCGTGCCCGGGGAGTGCAG GTGCAGCTACGGCTGGCAGGGGCGATTCTGTGATGAGTGTGTCCCGTACCCTGGCTGTGTGCATGGCAGCTGCGTGGACCCCTGGCAGTGCAACTGTGAGACCAACTGGGGTGGCCTGCTCTGCAACAAAG ACCTGAACTACTGCGGCAGCCACCACCCCTGCATCAACGGGGGCACGTGCATCAACGCCGAGCCCGACCGGTACCACTGCGCCTGCCCCGACGGCTACTCGGGCAAGAACTGTGAGCGGG CTGAGCACGCCTGTGCCTCCAACCCATGTGCCAATGGGGGCTCTTGTCACGAGGTGCCCTCCGGGTTCGAGTGCCACTGCCCGTCAGGCTGGAGCGGGCCCACCTGTGCGCTTG ACATCGACGAGTGCGCCTCCAGCCCGTGCGCGGCAGGGGGCACCTGTGTGGACCAGGTGGACGGCTTCGAGTGCATCTGCCCCGAGCAGTGGGTGGGGGCCACCTGCCAGCTGG ACGCCAATGAATGTGAAGGGAAGCCGTGCCTTAATGCTTTTTCTTGCAAAAACCTGATTGGTGGCTATTACTGTGATTGCATTCCGGGCTGGAAGGGCGTCAACTGCCATATCA ACGTCAGCGACTGCCGTGGGCAGTGTCAGCATGGTGGCACCTGCAAG GACCTGACGCCCGGCTACCAGTGTGTGTGCCCGCGGGGCTTCGGTGGCCGGCACTGTGAGCTGCAGCTGAACTCGTGTACCAGCAGCCCCTGTCATGGTGGCCTCTGCGAGGACCTGGTGGACGGCTTCCACTGCCACTGCCCCAAGGGCACCTCTGGGCCACTGTGCGAG GTAGACATAGACTTCTGCGAGCCCAGCCCCTGCCAGAACGGGGCCCGCTGCTACAACCTGGAGGGCGATTATTACTGTGCATGCCCCGACGACATGGGCGGCAAGAACTGCTCTGTGCCCAGGGAGCCGTGTCCGGGCGGGGCTTGCAGAG TGATCGACGGCTGCGGGTTTGAGGCGGGGCCCCGAGCGGCCGGCGTGGCCCCTTCGGGCGTGTGTGGCCCGCACGGACACTGCGTCAGCCTGCCCGGGGGCAACTTCTCCTGCGTGTGTGACAGCGGCTTCACGGGCGCCTACTGCCATGAGA ACATCGACGACTGTCTGGGGCAGCCGTGTCGCAATGGGGGCACGTGCATCGACGAGGTGGACGCCTTCCGCTGCTTCTGCCCCAGCGGCTGGGAGGGCGAGCTCTGCGACACCA ATCCCAACGACTGCCTCCCCGATCCCTGCCATAGCCGCGGCCGCTGCTACGACCTGGTCAATGATTTCTACTGCGCATGTGACGATGGCTGGAAGGGCAAGACCTGCCACTCGC GCGAGTTCCAGTGCGACGCGTACACCTGCAGCAATGGCGGCACGTGCTATGACAGCGGGGACACTTTCCGCTGCGCCTGCCCCCCAGGCTGGAAGGGCAGCACCTGCACCATCG CCAAGAATAGTAGCTGCCTGCCCAACCCCTGCGTGAATGGGGGCACGTGCGTGGGCAGCGGGGACTCGTTCTCCTGCATCTGCCGGGACGGCTGGGAGGGCCGCACCTGCACGCACA ATACGAACGACTGCAACCCCCTGCCTTG CTACAACGGTGGCGTCTGCGTCGATGGCATCAACTGGTTTCGCTGCGAGTGTGCTCCCGGCTTCGCGGGTCCCGACTGCCGCATCA ACATCGACGAGTGCCAGTCCTCGCCTTGTGCCTACGGGGCCACGTGTGTGGACGAGATCAACGGCTATCACTGCAGCTGCCCGCCAGGCCGGACCGGCCCGCGGTGCCAGGATG TGATTGGCTTTGGAAGGCCTTGCTGGTCGCAGGGATTGCCCTTCGCGCACGGGAGCTCCTGGGTGGAAGACTGTAACAGCTGCCGCTGTGTGGACGGCCGCCGGGACTGCAGCAAG GTGTGGTGTGGGCGCAAGCCTTGCCTGCTGGCCGGCCGGCCCAACACCCTCAGTGCCCAGTGCCCGCGAGGGCAGCGGTGCCAAGAGAAGGCCCCGGGCCAGTGCCTGCAGCCTCCCTGCGCGGCCTGGGGGGAGTGTGGCACGGAGgagcccctgctccccagcaccCTGTGCCTGCCGCGCTCCAGCCACCTGGACAACAACTGTGCCCGCCTCACGTTGCACTTCAACCGtgaccaggtgccccag GGCACCACTGTGGGCGCCATCTGCTCTGGGATCCGCGCCCTGCCGGCCACGAGGGCGGTGGCCCGGGACCACTTGCTGGTGCTGCTCTGTGACCGGCCGTTCTCAGGGGCCAGCGCGGTCGAGGTGGCTGTG TCCTTCAGCCCCGCGAGGGACCTGCCCGACAGCAGCCTGATCCAGAGCACAGCTCACGCCATTGTGGCCGCCATCACTCAGCGGGGCAATAGCTCGCTACTCTTGGCTGTCACCGAGGTCAAAGTGGAGACTGTCGTCGTGGGCAGCTCCTCCGTGg GTCTGCTGGTGCTGGTGTTGTGTGGCGTGTTCAGCGTGCTGTGTCTGGCGTGCGTGGTCATCTGCGTGTGGTGGACCCGCAAGCGCAGGAAAGAGCGGGAGAGGAGCCGGCTGCCGCGGGAGGAGAGTGCCAACAACCAGTGGGCCCCCCTGAACCCCATCCGCAACCCCATCGAGCGGCTGGGTGGCGGCGGCCTGTGTGGGGGCCACAAAGATGTGCTTTACCCATGCAAGAACTTCACAGCCCCGCGCAGGGTGGGCGAGGCGCTGCCCGGGCCTGCAGGCCACAGGGaaggcggggaggaggaggaggaggagtccgGCCACGGCGAGGGAGACTGCCTGGAGGCCGAGAAGTTTCTCTCGCACAGATTCACCAAAGACCCTAGCTGCTCCCCCGGGAGGCCAGCCTGCTGGGCCTCGGGCCCCAAAGTGGACAACCGTGCGGTCAGGAGCGTCAATGACTTACGCCACGCCGGCAAGGAGTAG